The Pan paniscus chromosome 23, NHGRI_mPanPan1-v2.0_pri, whole genome shotgun sequence genome includes the window CCTACCAAACCCTGACTGTGTGGTGGACACTGTGGCACACTGGAGAAAGACAGGAGCAAAAGCAGGCAAGGCCCTGCTcccactgggttttttttttttcttttttgagacacagtctcacgctgttgcccaagCCAGAATGTGACagcgagatcatagctcactaaagTCTTgtactcccgggctcaagtaatcctcctccctcagcttcctgagtagctgggactacaggtgcacatcaccatgcccagctaattatttaattgttttgtagaaatgaggtctcactgtgttgcccaggctggtctcaaactcctgggctgaagcgatcctccttcctcagccttccaaaatgctgggattacaggcatgaaccaccagagtctcgctatgtctcccaggctggagtatagtggtatgatcttggctcactgtaacctccgcctcctgggttcaagcaattctcctgtctcagcctcccaagtagctgggattacaggtatgtgccaccacatccggctaatttttgtatttttagtagagacagggttttaccatgttggccaggctagtctcaaactcctgacctcaagtgatccaccctcctcagcttcccaaagtgttgggaatacaggcttgagccaccactcccggcctcacTGAGCACTTTCTAAGCTCAAGATCTCTAAACATTATCCCATTATCCTGCCAGCCAAACCAGCAGGAACAACTGTTGACATCTGATGAATTTCATTTCAGACCTTCTCCAGTCTGAGGTCACTATACAGCAGGATTTTTGCTCCAGATTGTTCCACGTCCACTAATGAGGACCCTACAGCTCTGGCAGGGTTGGGGTTGGCCCCAGTGAGCCTGGCTGGATGGGCCTGCTCTGGGGTCGCACAGCCCGCCGCAGCTTCTCTGGTACTGAGGGCCAGACACTGGCTGGCATGTGATGTGTGTCACCTCTCCTTCCCAGGAAGCCATTCAGCAGCTGGACGCTGAGCTGAGGAACACCAAGTGGGAGATGGCCGCCCAGCTGCGAGAATACCAGGACCTGCTCAATGTCAAGATGGCTCTGGATATAGAGATAGCCGCTTACAGGTGAGACGCACAGGGGCTGTCACATGGTGAAGAAAGCTTGTGTTCCTACGAGACGCTAAGCCTTGGGTTTCAAGACCCCGTTTAGGCAGCCTACCTGTCTTAGGgacaaaattctttttaaattgcggcaaaatagacaaaacatacaatttaccattgaaccaatttcttttattttttatttattttttgagacagacttactgtgttgcccaggttgaagtatggtggtgcgatctctgcccactgcaacctctccctcctgggttcaagcgattcccatgcctcagcctcctgagtaactgggattacacgtgcctgccaccacgcctggctaatttttattttttttttagtagaaacagggtttcaccatgttggccaggctggtctcaaactcctgaactcaagccctctgcccacctcagcctcccaaagtcctgggattacaggcgagagccaccatgaccagccccaTTCAACAATGTTAAGTAGGCAGTTCAGTGATATTAAGTACTTTCACATTACTGTGCAGCCATAACCACTGTCTGTCTCCAGAACTGTTTTCATCATCgcaaactgaaactccatacccaAGAAACCATCATTatcattctctccttccttcagcccctggcagccactctTTTACTCTGAGAGacatgagtctttttttttttttttttgagatggaatctcactctgttgcccaggctggagtgcagcagcattatttcggctcactgcaacctctgtgtcctgggttcaagtgattctcctgcgtcagcctcccgagtagctgggattacaggcacatgccaccacacccggctattttttgtatttttagtagagactgggtctcactatgttggccaggctggtctcgaactcctgacctcaggtgatccgcctacctcggcctcccaaagtgctgggattacaggcgtgagccactgtgcccagccaatgagTCTTGAGAGTGACTTACTTTCATTCTGAAATGATTTAGACGGTGGAAGTTCCTTATCCCCTCCCCAAATCCAGCCAGCCAGAGGCCTGCTTTGAAGGGAAAAGAGGTGCTTAAGTCAGGGACCTTTCAAACTCTGTCCTTTAGAGTTTCTTAGCTCTGCAAGCATTCATTTCTTGGGGATATAAAGTGGAGATGATAATAAGGTCACCCATGTCATAGGGTTGTCAGGAAGATGAGCTAATCCCATTCCCAAGCTAATCCAGGAAGCACAGGTACCACTGGGCTGCTACAGAGGGAACCCTTAGTCAGTGGCAGCCTTGAGAAATCCAGTCTGAGGAATAAGACCGGGGGGAGCAGGGCTAGGGAGCAGGATTGATTCCCTGAGGACTTGTCCCAGTTCTGACTGGTGACCCGTGGCTTCCTACCTCTTGGCTCTCGTCTGTAATCTTGCTACTCAAAGCATGGCACATGAACCAGCGGAATTGGCATCATTCAAGAGCTTATCAGAAAGATAGTCTCTTGGTTGGgtgtagtgactcatgcctgtaatcccagcactttgggagaccaaggcagacagATTGTTTCAGTTCAGAGACCAAGCTGGGcagtatggcaaaaccccatctctacaaaaaatacaaaaaaaaaaaaaaatagctgggcatggtggcacatgcctttagtctcagctactcaggaggctgacgtgggaggatcacctgagcctgggagttggaggcttcagtgagctatgatcgtgccactgcactccagcctgtcatcacagagtgagacactgtctcaaaaataacaacaacacaacaacaaaagacagatGCTCAGCCCTTCCCCAGACCTGCtgcatcagaatctgcattttgataAGATCCCCGGTCATCTGTGTGCTGCTAAATTTGGGAAGTACTAGTCTGAGGGGTAACCCCCACACTTACTCTGAGACAAGCATTCTGCCAAGTCTTTTCCATTCATTGTCTCACTGAAACAACCCTCTGACGTAGGGACTCTAATGACCCTCTTTTTCcagtgaggaaattgaggctcaaagagTTTGTGTGTCTTGGCCAAGGTCACCCATCTAGTGAGGAGCAAAGCCAAGAGGAGAAACTGCGGCCTCTACCCTATTCCTGAAACTCAAAAGATGGTAATACAGGGTGATGAGAGACACTCGCAATTCAAATGGGAGCGTTCTAAGACCTCTTAAACCCAAATTTATAAAAGTAGAATtgtggtcgggtgcggtggctcacacctgtaatgccagcactttgggaggcctaggcgggtggatcacctgaggtcaggagttcgagaccagcctgaccaatatggtgaaacccccgtctctactaaaaatacaaaaattaactggacgtggtggcgtgcgcctgtactcccagctactcagtaggctgagacaggagaattgcttgaagccggggtaattgcttgaatctgggaggcagaggttgcagtgaactgagattgtaccactggactccagcctaggtgacagagcaagactccgtctcaaaaaaaggaaaaaaaaagtggaattgtTTGCTCAGGCTCCCAGGGTTCTcttgaataatattttagtttGAGGGACAATAAATTtaacttttgttaaatttatttaggAGCTTTCTCTTGAGGGCCATTTTTTATGGGGCAAAAgttgttttatttcaaaagtttCAGGCTTAGCTGTGTTGAAGACCAgttgttccagcctgggcaacacagtgagaccctctcaaaaacaacaacatcaacaaaaaaagaCCAGTCCCGCCGGGGTACACATTCTGGGTGGTCACTGGAATGATTTGCCAAGTGACTTTCTCTAGTCTCATAATGCCCACCATTCACATTCCTGTTCCACCAAAACCCATATCATTTGATGTCAGTGACCTTCAGGATAGTCTAGGAAGAACCCAAATAGTGAATTTGCTCTGAGTTTATACCAATGTGTTCCGTGATCCATCCTGCAGAAAACTCCTGGAAGGTGAAGAGTGTCGGATTGGCTTTGGCCCAATTCCTTTCTCGCTTCCAGAAGGACTCCCCAAAATTCCCTCTGTGTCCACTCACATAAAGGTGAAAAGCGAAGAGAAGATCAAAGTGGTGGAGAAGTCTGAGAAAGAAACTGTGATTGTGGAAGAACAGACAGAGGAGACCCAAGTGACTGAAGAAGTGactgaagaagaggagaaagaggccaAAGAGGAGGAGGGCAAGGAGGAAGAAGGGGGTGAAGAAGAGGAGGCAGAAGGGggagaagaagaaacaaagtcTCCCCCAGCAGAAGAGGCTGCATCCCCAGAGAAGGAAGCCAAGTCACCAGTAAAGGAAGAGGCAAAGTCACCGGCTGAGGCCAAGTCcccagagaaggaggaagcaaAATCCCCAGCTGAAGTCAAGTCCCCTGAGAAGGCCAAGTCTCCAGCAAAGGAAGAGGCAAAGTCACCGCCTGAGGCCAAGTCcccagagaaggaggaagcaaAATCTCCAGTTGAGGTCAAGTCCCCCGAGAAGGCCAAGTCCCCAGCAAAGGAAGAGGCAAAGTCACCGGCTGAGGCCAAGTCTCCAGAGAAGGCCAAGTCCCCAGTGAAGGAAGAAGCAAAGTCACCGGCTGAGGCCAAGTCCCCAGTGAAGGAAGAAGCAAAATCTCCAGCTGAGGTCAAGTCCCCGGAAAAGGCCAAGTCTCCAACGAAGGAGGAAGCAAAGTCCCCTGAGAAGGCCAAGTCCCCAGAGAAGGAAGAGGCCAAGTCCCCTGAGAAGGCCAAGTCCCCAGTGAAGGCAGAAGCAAAGTCCCCTGAGAAGGCCAAGTCCCCAGTGAAGGCAGAAGCAAAGTCCCCTGAGAAGGCCAAGTCCCCAGTGAAGGCAGAAGCAAAGTCCCCTGAGAAGGCCAAGTCCCCAGTGAAGGCAGAAGCAAAGTCCCCTGAGAAGGCCAAGTCCCCAGTGAAGGCAGAAGCAAAGACCCCCGAGAAGGCCAAGTCCCCAGTGAAGGAAGAAGCCAAGTCCCCAGAGAAGGCCAAGTCCCCAGTGAAGGAAGAAGCCAAGTCCCCAGAGAAGGCCAAGACTCTTGATGTGAAGTCTCCAGAAGCCAAGACTCCAGCAAAGGAGGAAGCAAGGTCCCCTGCAGACAAATCCCCTGAAAAGGCCAAAAGCCCTGTCAAGGAGGAGGTCAAGTCCCCAGAGAAGGCGAAATCTCCCCTGAAGGAGGATGCCAAGGCCCCTGAGAAGGAGATCCCAAAAAAGGAAGAGGTGAAGTCCCcagtgaaggaggaggagaagcccCAGGAGGTGAAAGTCAAAGAGCCCCCAAAGAAGGCGGAGGAAGAGAAAGCCCCTGCCACACCAAAAACAGAGGAGAAGAAGGACAGCAAGAAAGAGGAGGCACCCAAGAAGGAGGCTCCAAAGCCCAAggtggaggagaagaaggaacCTGCTGTCGAAAAGCCCAAAGAATCCAAAGTTGAAGCCAAGAAGGAAGAGGCTGAAGATAAGAAAAAAGTCCCCACCCCAGAGAAGGAGGCTCCTGCCAAGGTGGAGGTGAAGGAAGACGCTAAACCCAAAGAAAAGACAGAGGTGGCCAAGAAGGAACCAGATGATGCCAAGGCCAAGGAACCCAGCAAACCAGCAGAGAAGAAGGAGGCAGCACCGGAGAAAAAAGACACCAAGGAGGAGAAGGCCAAGAAGCCTGAGGAGAAACCCAAGACAGAGGCCAAAGCCAAGGAAGATGACAAGACCCTCTCAAAAGAGCCTAGCAAGCCTAAGGCAGAAAAGGCTGAAAAATCCTCCAGCACAGACCAAAAAGACAGCAAGCCTCCAGAGAAGGCCACAGAAGACAAGGCCGCCAAGGGGAAGTAAGGCAGGGAGAAAGGAACATCCAGAACAGCCAAAGAAACTCAGAAGAGTCCCGGAGCTCAAGGATCGGAGTAACAcaattttcactttttctgtctttatgtaAGAAGAAACTGCTTAGAAGACGGGGCCTCCTCCTTCAAACAGGAATTTCTGTTAGCAATATGTTAGCAAGAGAGGGCACTCCCAGGCCCCTGCCCCCATGCCCTCCCCAGGCGATGGACAATTATGTTATGATAGCTTATGTAGCTGAATGTGATACATGCCGAATGCCACACGTAAACACTTGACTATAAAAACTGCCCCCCTCCTTTCCAAATAAGTGCATTTATTGCCTCTATGTGCAACTGACAGATGACCACAATAATGAATGAGCAGTTAGAAATACATTATGCTTGAGATGTCTTAACCTATTCCCAAATGCCTTCTGTTTTCCAAAGGAGTGGTCAAGCCCTTGCCCAGAGCTCTCTATTCTGGAAGAGCGGTCCAGGTGGGGCCGGGCACTGGCCACTGAATTATGCCAGGGCACACTTTCCACTGGAGTTCACTTTCAATTGCTTCTGTGCAATAAAACCAAGtgcttataaaatgaaaatgttgctGCTGTTATTCTCTTTCCCTGGGAAGGctgtgggcagggcaggggaggtCTGGATGTGACACCCAAGACTGCATGGGACTGAGCAAGCATCAGTTCCCTCGTGGGTCTAGAGCGACTTGCATGGTCTCTCTAGTGCTGTTTCCTGGGCACAaaccatgtgccaggcagtgtgctaGGGGCTTTATTTTTATGATCTGTACAGGTGGCCTGGTATGTGGTTTCTC containing:
- the NEFH gene encoding neurofilament heavy polypeptide; this encodes MMSFGGADALLGAPFAPLHGGGSLHYALARKGGAGGTRSAAGSSSGFHSWTRTSVSSVSASPSRFRGAGAASSTDSLDTLSNGPEGCMVAVATSRSEKEQLQALNDRFAGYIDKVRQLEAHNRSLEGEAAALRQQQAGRSAMGELYEREVREMRGAVLRLGAARGQLRLEQEHLLEDIAHVRQRLDDEARQREEAEAAARALARFAQEAEAARVDLQKKAQALQEECGYLRRHHQEEVGELLGQIQGSGAAQAQMQAETRDALKCDVTSALREIRAQLEGHAVQSTLQSEEWFRVRLDRLSEAAKVNTDAMRSAQEEITEYRRQLQARTTELEALKSTKDSLERQRSELEDRHQADIASYQEAIQQLDAELRNTKWEMAAQLREYQDLLNVKMALDIEIAAYRKLLEGEECRIGFGPIPFSLPEGLPKIPSVSTHIKVKSEEKIKVVEKSEKETVIVEEQTEETQVTEEVTEEEEKEAKEEEGKEEEGGEEEEAEGGEEETKSPPAEEAASPEKEAKSPVKEEAKSPAEAKSPEKEEAKSPAEVKSPEKAKSPAKEEAKSPPEAKSPEKEEAKSPVEVKSPEKAKSPAKEEAKSPAEAKSPEKAKSPVKEEAKSPAEAKSPVKEEAKSPAEVKSPEKAKSPTKEEAKSPEKAKSPEKEEAKSPEKAKSPVKAEAKSPEKAKSPVKAEAKSPEKAKSPVKAEAKSPEKAKSPVKAEAKSPEKAKSPVKAEAKTPEKAKSPVKEEAKSPEKAKSPVKEEAKSPEKAKTLDVKSPEAKTPAKEEARSPADKSPEKAKSPVKEEVKSPEKAKSPLKEDAKAPEKEIPKKEEVKSPVKEEEKPQEVKVKEPPKKAEEEKAPATPKTEEKKDSKKEEAPKKEAPKPKVEEKKEPAVEKPKESKVEAKKEEAEDKKKVPTPEKEAPAKVEVKEDAKPKEKTEVAKKEPDDAKAKEPSKPAEKKEAAPEKKDTKEEKAKKPEEKPKTEAKAKEDDKTLSKEPSKPKAEKAEKSSSTDQKDSKPPEKATEDKAAKGK